The following proteins come from a genomic window of Corallococcus sp. NCRR:
- a CDS encoding ATP-grasp domain-containing protein, which yields MTSRKKVVVIGSRSDDATRFVAEAVERRRARAIVLETDRVPDSAALSWEDGEVHWDGECLSDLRSFYLKLVRLSLPVPEAEALSERNFPRWQEQYLAERERQSFLHSVLRSLHRRGGSFVNPLEAVELHYLKLQQLALLRRHRVPIPSTLATASPDAVREFVARHRAVIYKPLSGGALVRKVEEADLTEERLQLLANCPVLFQEQIQGDEFRAYVLDGEPVSAFHIPTDGVVDARQNLHRVKPARLPKEAWAVCLKGAQALGMVFTAVDLRRGPDGAFVALEFNPTPAISFFDDPRDGKVISRLASYLVSKA from the coding sequence ATGACGTCTCGCAAGAAGGTCGTGGTCATCGGCTCGCGCTCGGATGACGCCACCCGCTTCGTCGCCGAAGCGGTGGAGCGGCGCCGCGCGCGAGCCATCGTCCTGGAGACGGACCGGGTCCCGGACTCCGCCGCGTTGAGCTGGGAGGACGGCGAGGTGCACTGGGACGGTGAGTGTCTCAGCGACCTGCGCTCGTTCTACCTCAAGCTCGTGCGCCTCTCGCTCCCGGTCCCCGAGGCCGAGGCCCTGTCCGAGCGCAACTTCCCGCGCTGGCAGGAGCAGTACCTGGCGGAGCGGGAGCGCCAGTCGTTCCTCCACTCCGTGCTGCGTTCGCTCCACCGGCGCGGTGGCTCGTTCGTCAACCCGCTGGAGGCGGTGGAGCTGCACTACCTGAAGCTGCAACAGCTGGCCCTGCTGCGCCGCCACCGCGTCCCCATCCCCAGCACCCTGGCCACCGCCTCGCCGGACGCAGTGCGCGAGTTCGTCGCGCGCCACCGGGCCGTCATCTACAAGCCCCTGAGCGGCGGCGCGCTGGTGCGCAAGGTGGAGGAGGCGGACCTCACCGAGGAGCGGCTCCAACTGCTCGCCAACTGTCCGGTGCTGTTCCAGGAGCAGATCCAGGGCGACGAGTTCCGCGCCTACGTACTCGACGGCGAGCCCGTGTCCGCCTTCCACATCCCCACCGACGGCGTGGTGGACGCGAGGCAGAACCTGCACCGGGTGAAGCCCGCCCGCCTGCCGAAGGAGGCCTGGGCGGTGTGTCTCAAGGGCGCCCAAGCGCTGGGCATGGTCTTCACGGCGGTGGACCTGCGGCGCGGACCGGACGGCGCCTTCGTGGCGCTTGAATTCAACCCCACTCCCGCCATCTCCTTCTTCGATGACCCGCGCGACGGCAAAGTCATCTCCCGGCTCGCCAGCTACCTCGTCTCCAAGGCCTGA